The DNA window ATTCGGCATCTACACCACCAGAAGGTACCCATGCCGAGGTGGTTTATGTAGGTTCCGGACAAAGTGCGGATTTTGAAGGGAAAGACGTAACCGGAAAAATTGTTTTTGGCGATGGGAATTTGTTTGGACTGTACCGCAATGCGCTTTCGCGTGGAGCCATCGGCGTACTGGCTTATGGTTTACCACATTATACACAACCGGAAAAAAATATCCATTCCATCCAGTTTGGTAGTATTCCGATGAGCACTTCTGGCGATCAACAGTGGGGGATTTTGCTTTCGTACCATGCCCGCAACCGTCTTCTAGATGCCATCAACCGAGGCAATGGAAAACTCCATGTCCAGATTGAGGCCAAGTCTTATCATTCAGAAGAACTAACCATTATTGCCGAGGTATTGGGGCAAAATAAACCAGATGAGCGATTTGTGTTTAGTGCACATGTACAGGAACCGGGAGCAAATGACAATGCTTCGGGGGTGGGTACGTTGTTGGAAATGGCCCGGGTAACGGCGCAGTTGGTCCGAAAAGGTACATACAAACCCCATAGAACCCTCACGTTTTTATGGGGCGACGAGATTGTCTCGACGCGCCGCTATATTCGCGAAGACACGTTGCGGGCACGCGGGATTCGGTGGGGCATGAGTTTGGACATGGTGGGCGAGGATACGGCCAAAACAGGGGGATCGTTCCTCATCGAGAAAATGCCGGATCCCTCGGCAGTTTGGACACGGGGTGAAGATAAACACTCGGAGTGGGGCGGAAGTCCGATGAAGGTCTCAGACATTGTGCCACATTATTTTAATGACTTGGTCATTGACCTGTGTAAGCAACAAGGTAAATACGCCAATTGGACCGTAAATACCAATCCTTTTGAAGGTGGGAGTGATCATACGCCCTTCTTAGAAGCCAAAAAACCCGGATTGCTACTCTGGCATTTTACCGATCAGTTCTATCATACCGATGGCGACCGATTAGAGATGGTCTCGCCGAAAACCATGCAGAATGTGGGTACGTGTGCCCTTGTTACGGCCATGACCCTGACAACCGCGACCGATCAAACCATTCGTACAACCGCGCAGGTATTGGTCAACGCCGCCAAAATCCGCTTGG is part of the Bacteroidetes Order II. bacterium genome and encodes:
- a CDS encoding M28 family peptidase, with translation MRVFLVFLCWMISSVYAQSSDRFFAAVRNEIKGERAFETVAFVEKRWRVVGNAGFNESIYHIEEKLKAAGFVLAADAKPGDRMRYRIEKRPMQKPAWEPISARVTIEGTDQPLLDFATNRNMVAINSASTPPEGTHAEVVYVGSGQSADFEGKDVTGKIVFGDGNLFGLYRNALSRGAIGVLAYGLPHYTQPEKNIHSIQFGSIPMSTSGDQQWGILLSYHARNRLLDAINRGNGKLHVQIEAKSYHSEELTIIAEVLGQNKPDERFVFSAHVQEPGANDNASGVGTLLEMARVTAQLVRKGTYKPHRTLTFLWGDEIVSTRRYIREDTLRARGIRWGMSLDMVGEDTAKTGGSFLIEKMPDPSAVWTRGEDKHSEWGGSPMKVSDIVPHYFNDLVIDLCKQQGKYANWTVNTNPFEGGSDHTPFLEAKKPGLLLWHFTDQFYHTDGDRLEMVSPKTMQNVGTCALVTAMTLTTATDQTIRTTAQVLVNAAKIRLETEFALSRAAIQNGKKGEDEQLIIETWRDYYINSIAKLTDMRSVPPSSATRQHIKMAQETIRRFAAKKIAQL